From Streptomyces chrestomyceticus JCM 4735, one genomic window encodes:
- a CDS encoding SurA N-terminal domain-containing protein, which yields MFRRRTALPVSAAAALLAAPLLTACGTEAHPGAAAVVDGQRISVSQLQSRVRDVRAAQEKSPQAAQLVENTGKLSPATLNGMIFDRVLERGAKDAGVTVSRRDVQQWRAAAERSAGGADRLKEMWLQQAIAPGEIDAVVRNQLLLDGVAKSLGADRGQPQGQQRLAESLAKTSRKMHIDVNPRYGKWDDSQVVLGGTKEPWVKDVTGAGQRQT from the coding sequence ATGTTCCGCCGTAGGACCGCGCTTCCCGTTTCCGCCGCTGCCGCCCTGCTGGCCGCCCCGCTGCTCACGGCCTGCGGCACGGAGGCGCATCCCGGCGCCGCGGCCGTGGTGGACGGGCAGCGGATCAGCGTCTCGCAGCTCCAGTCGCGGGTACGGGACGTACGCGCCGCCCAGGAGAAGTCCCCGCAGGCCGCCCAACTGGTGGAGAACACCGGGAAGCTGAGCCCGGCCACCCTCAACGGCATGATCTTCGACCGGGTGCTGGAGCGCGGCGCGAAGGACGCCGGGGTCACCGTCTCCCGGCGGGACGTGCAGCAGTGGCGCGCGGCGGCCGAGCGCAGCGCGGGGGGCGCGGACCGGCTCAAGGAGATGTGGCTCCAGCAGGCCATCGCGCCTGGCGAGATCGACGCGGTGGTCCGCAACCAGCTCCTGCTGGACGGCGTCGCCAAGAGCCTCGGTGCCGACCGTGGGCAGCCGCAGGGCCAGCAGCGGCTCGCCGAGTCGCTGGCCAAGACGTCCCGGAAGATGCACATCGACGTCAATCCGCGTTACGGGAAGTGGGACGACAGCCAGGTCGTCCTCGGCGGGACGAAGGAGCCGTGGGTCAAGGACGTGACGGGCGCGGGGCAGCGGCAGACCTGA
- a CDS encoding DUF4190 domain-containing protein, with protein MSHQTHHPHAPQAPMGMPPQQAARNGLGIAALTLGIIGILSGLIPLLFWLAGILGVLALIFGLVGLGRAKRGQATNRGVALTGTILGVLALLASVAGLVITVTAVDQAVKEVNKALEGSEAKPKDGGAATKEYRGGATAVYGTGLNVTVSKPTSFTPEEFAIGHAKGNKPYKVTVRLENKGTKDVAGDLVTVEARAGKDGKTAERIYDDKSGAGFSGTVTAGKTATADFAFDVPAGAKTLDVEVRPGFDHKATHWQLTL; from the coding sequence ATGTCGCACCAGACGCACCACCCGCACGCGCCGCAGGCCCCGATGGGCATGCCGCCGCAGCAGGCCGCCCGCAACGGGCTGGGGATCGCCGCGCTCACCCTCGGCATCATCGGCATCCTCAGCGGACTGATCCCGCTGCTCTTCTGGCTGGCCGGCATCCTCGGCGTACTGGCCCTGATCTTCGGCCTGGTGGGGCTCGGCAGAGCCAAGCGCGGCCAGGCCACCAACAGGGGCGTGGCCCTGACCGGCACGATCCTCGGCGTCCTCGCGCTGCTCGCGTCGGTGGCCGGCCTGGTGATCACCGTGACCGCGGTCGACCAGGCGGTGAAGGAGGTCAACAAGGCCCTGGAGGGCTCAGAGGCCAAGCCGAAGGACGGCGGCGCGGCCACGAAGGAGTACCGGGGCGGCGCCACCGCCGTCTACGGCACCGGCCTGAACGTCACCGTCTCCAAGCCCACCTCCTTCACCCCCGAGGAGTTCGCCATCGGGCACGCGAAGGGCAACAAGCCCTACAAGGTCACCGTGCGGCTGGAGAACAAGGGCACCAAGGACGTCGCCGGTGACCTGGTGACGGTCGAGGCGCGGGCCGGCAAGGACGGCAAGACCGCCGAGCGGATCTACGACGACAAGTCCGGCGCCGGCTTCAGCGGCACCGTGACGGCCGGCAAGACCGCCACCGCCGACTTCGCCTTCGACGTACCGGCCGGCGCGAAGACCCTGGACGTCGAGGTCCGTCCCGGCTTCGACCACAAGGCCACCCACTGGCAGCTCACCCTCTGA
- a CDS encoding serine/threonine-protein kinase, which produces MNGRVVAERYELSALLGQGGMGQVWIAYDRRLDRRVGVKLLRPDRVSGTPDAEEMRRRFVRECRVTAQVDHPGLVTVHDAGSDGDDLYLVMQYVEGADLADHLAEHEPYPWPWAVSVAAQLCAVLASVHAVPIIHRDLKPRNVMVKPDGTLTVLDLGIAAALDTDTTRLTSTGSPIGSPAYMAPEQAMGGTVGPYTDLYALGVLLHELLSGEVPFAGSTALGVLHRHLYEPPVPVRRLRPDVPEQLEALVLRLLGKDPQERPADAQEVYRALVPLLPTPAQGLAGTGTGAPMDPTRPFLHPHAPWPARAATPPAPQPVATPLAPQPVAAMTAVPQHAVAVPQQTTAAPAASFTPSPPFPPAGTDPRTSMGTGGTGGYGLPGATDPRAQGAGGPDVAAAVDEVKRLLDQGRITHAVDILGGILPAAAARHGAHSPVVRSLRKQYAATLMDDGQYRRALPELRALAEEFGRDTGPGPARQALQFHYEAAQCLEQLGEAGQALDEYRALLPHFERYPDDPVRPLEIRRSIGHLLLALGERGAAQETLSRLLHDAERLHGPHGAFPAEVRRTLYWLGQVRG; this is translated from the coding sequence TTGAACGGACGCGTCGTCGCCGAGCGCTACGAACTCTCCGCGCTGCTCGGCCAAGGCGGCATGGGCCAGGTCTGGATCGCGTACGACCGCCGCCTCGACCGCCGCGTCGGCGTCAAACTGCTGCGCCCCGACCGGGTGTCCGGCACCCCCGACGCGGAGGAGATGCGCCGCCGCTTCGTCCGCGAGTGCCGTGTCACCGCGCAGGTCGACCACCCCGGCCTGGTCACCGTGCACGACGCGGGCAGCGACGGCGACGACCTCTACCTCGTCATGCAGTACGTCGAGGGCGCCGACCTCGCCGACCACCTGGCCGAGCACGAGCCGTACCCCTGGCCGTGGGCGGTCAGCGTCGCGGCGCAGCTCTGTGCCGTGCTGGCGTCCGTGCACGCCGTACCGATCATCCACCGTGACCTGAAACCGCGGAACGTGATGGTCAAGCCGGACGGCACCCTCACCGTCCTCGACCTCGGCATCGCCGCCGCCCTGGACACCGACACCACCCGCCTGACCAGCACCGGATCGCCCATCGGCAGCCCCGCCTACATGGCGCCCGAGCAGGCGATGGGCGGCACGGTCGGCCCGTACACGGATCTGTACGCGCTCGGGGTGCTGCTGCACGAGCTGCTCAGCGGCGAGGTGCCGTTCGCCGGTTCCACGGCGCTGGGCGTGCTGCACCGCCACCTCTACGAGCCGCCCGTACCGGTCCGCCGTCTCCGGCCGGACGTGCCCGAACAACTGGAGGCACTCGTCCTGCGGCTGCTCGGCAAGGACCCGCAGGAGCGCCCCGCCGACGCGCAGGAGGTCTACCGGGCACTGGTGCCGCTGCTGCCCACCCCGGCGCAGGGCCTGGCCGGTACGGGCACGGGCGCGCCGATGGACCCGACCCGCCCGTTCCTGCACCCGCACGCGCCGTGGCCCGCCCGCGCGGCGACGCCCCCGGCCCCGCAGCCGGTCGCGACGCCCCTGGCCCCGCAGCCGGTCGCGGCCATGACCGCCGTACCGCAGCACGCCGTGGCCGTACCGCAGCAGACGACCGCGGCACCCGCGGCCTCTTTCACCCCGTCGCCCCCGTTCCCGCCCGCGGGCACCGACCCGCGGACGTCCATGGGAACCGGCGGGACCGGCGGCTACGGGCTCCCGGGGGCCACCGACCCCCGGGCCCAGGGCGCCGGCGGCCCCGACGTCGCCGCGGCCGTGGACGAGGTCAAACGCCTCCTCGACCAGGGCCGCATCACCCACGCCGTGGACATCCTCGGCGGCATCCTGCCCGCGGCCGCCGCCCGGCACGGCGCCCACTCACCGGTCGTACGGTCCCTGCGCAAGCAGTACGCGGCCACCCTCATGGACGACGGCCAGTACCGCCGCGCCCTGCCGGAACTGCGCGCACTGGCCGAGGAATTCGGCCGCGACACCGGCCCCGGCCCGGCCCGGCAGGCGCTCCAGTTCCACTACGAGGCCGCCCAGTGCCTGGAGCAACTGGGCGAGGCCGGCCAGGCACTGGACGAGTACCGGGCCCTGCTGCCGCACTTCGAGCGCTACCCGGACGACCCCGTGCGGCCCCTGGAGATCCGCCGCTCCATCGGCCACCTCCTGCTCGCCCTCGGAGAACGCGGCGCCGCCCAGGAAACCCTCTCCCGCCTCCTGCACGACGCGGAACGCCTGCACGGCCCGCACGGCGCCTTCCCGGCGGAGGTCCGCCGCACCCTGTACTGGCTCGGACAGGTACGCGGCTGA
- a CDS encoding N-6 DNA methylase produces MTAAGIARLAGVGRAAVSNWRRRHTGFPRPVGGTETSPTFALADVEHWLRAQGKLAEVPLRERVWQQLVSHPDGAATALRHAGAVLLFVRDRPSAWRELNGSADDTGLAGMLPAVLESVLAAHLGPHHPVHGLTRDALLPSAALVRATAELAAEEDGAVPAFEFLLGRHLDANPRQYTLTPPGPAALMAALAGPARTVLDPASGTGSLLDAAADTAEDTAELYGQEADPDLAALTALRLALHAPAAQVRVHAADTLRADAFPELAADAVLAHPPFNERNWGHDELAYDPRWEYGFPARTESELAWVQHALARLREGGTAVLLMPPAAASRRSGRRIRADLLRRGALRAVIALPAGAAPPYGIPLHLWVLRKPGAAAQPAPHLLVVDTAALGAGGAPGRDKPDWQAVRTTALEAWEAFDRDGEVVEQPGVRRSLAAIDLIGDDVDLAPARHLPPPSAAGGLAELATVRQRLATTLSRTAELTPEAAGGPDTAPARWPLTTVGELARAGALVLRAGGPGTATADAAPAVLTEHDVIGGTAPSGALPEGGAAVPAEEPVLVAAGDVVVPVLGGGAVARVVDEATEGAALGRNLFLLRPDPAALDPWFLAGFLRGTANTRQASSYASTATRLDVRRLQLPRLPLADQLRYGRRFRELAAFEESLRLAARLGEQLVQGLHDGLTDGSVTPG; encoded by the coding sequence GTGACCGCCGCCGGCATCGCCCGGCTGGCCGGCGTCGGCCGTGCCGCGGTCAGCAACTGGCGCCGCCGGCACACCGGCTTCCCCCGGCCCGTCGGCGGTACGGAGACCAGCCCCACCTTCGCCCTCGCCGACGTCGAGCACTGGCTGCGCGCCCAGGGAAAACTCGCCGAGGTCCCGCTGCGCGAACGGGTCTGGCAGCAGCTCGTCTCCCACCCGGACGGCGCCGCCACCGCCCTGCGGCACGCCGGCGCCGTCCTGCTGTTCGTCCGCGACCGCCCCTCCGCCTGGCGTGAGCTGAACGGGTCCGCCGACGACACCGGACTGGCCGGGATGCTGCCCGCCGTCCTCGAATCCGTCCTCGCCGCCCACCTGGGCCCCCACCACCCCGTGCACGGCCTGACCCGGGACGCCCTCCTGCCGTCCGCCGCCCTCGTGCGGGCCACCGCGGAACTCGCCGCCGAGGAGGACGGCGCCGTACCCGCCTTCGAGTTCCTGCTCGGCCGCCACCTGGACGCCAACCCCCGGCAGTACACCCTCACCCCGCCCGGCCCGGCCGCCCTGATGGCCGCGCTGGCCGGTCCGGCCCGTACCGTCCTGGACCCGGCGAGCGGCACCGGCAGCCTCCTGGACGCGGCCGCCGACACCGCCGAGGACACCGCGGAGCTGTACGGGCAGGAGGCCGACCCGGACCTGGCCGCGCTCACCGCGCTGCGCCTGGCGCTGCACGCCCCCGCCGCCCAGGTGCGCGTGCACGCCGCCGACACCCTGCGCGCCGACGCCTTCCCGGAGCTGGCCGCCGACGCCGTCCTCGCCCACCCGCCGTTCAACGAACGCAACTGGGGCCACGACGAACTGGCCTACGACCCGCGCTGGGAGTACGGCTTCCCGGCCCGTACGGAGTCCGAACTGGCCTGGGTGCAGCACGCGCTGGCCCGGCTGCGCGAGGGCGGCACCGCCGTCCTGCTGATGCCGCCCGCCGCCGCGTCCCGCCGCTCCGGCCGCCGCATCCGCGCCGACCTGCTGCGCCGCGGTGCCCTGCGCGCCGTGATCGCCCTGCCCGCCGGGGCGGCACCGCCGTACGGCATCCCGCTGCACCTGTGGGTCCTGCGCAAACCGGGCGCCGCCGCCCAGCCCGCGCCGCACCTGCTCGTCGTCGACACCGCGGCCCTCGGCGCGGGCGGCGCCCCCGGCCGGGACAAGCCCGACTGGCAGGCCGTACGGACCACCGCGCTGGAGGCGTGGGAAGCGTTCGACCGGGACGGCGAGGTCGTGGAACAGCCCGGCGTCCGGCGCTCGCTGGCCGCCATCGACCTGATCGGCGACGACGTGGACCTGGCCCCGGCCCGCCACCTGCCGCCCCCCTCGGCCGCCGGCGGCCTCGCCGAACTGGCCACCGTCCGGCAGCGGCTGGCCACCACCCTGTCCCGTACGGCCGAACTGACCCCGGAAGCGGCGGGCGGCCCCGACACCGCGCCCGCCCGCTGGCCGCTGACCACCGTCGGGGAACTCGCCCGCGCCGGCGCCCTCGTGCTGCGCGCCGGCGGCCCCGGCACCGCGACCGCGGACGCCGCGCCCGCCGTCCTCACCGAGCACGACGTCATCGGTGGCACGGCGCCCAGTGGCGCGCTGCCCGAGGGCGGCGCCGCCGTCCCGGCCGAGGAGCCCGTCCTGGTGGCGGCCGGGGACGTCGTGGTGCCCGTCCTGGGCGGCGGTGCCGTCGCCCGCGTCGTCGACGAGGCCACCGAGGGTGCCGCCCTCGGCCGCAACCTCTTCCTCCTGCGGCCCGACCCGGCCGCCCTCGACCCGTGGTTCCTCGCCGGGTTCCTGCGTGGCACCGCCAACACAAGGCAGGCCAGCAGCTACGCGTCCACCGCCACCCGCCTGGACGTCCGCCGCCTCCAGCTCCCGCGGCTGCCGCTGGCCGACCAGCTCCGCTACGGACGGCGCTTCCGCGAACTGGCCGCCTTCGAGGAGTCCCTGCGCCTCGCCGCCCGCCTGGGCGAACAGCTCGTCCAGGGCCTCCACGACGGTCTGACGGACGGTTCGGTGACGCCCGGCTGA